CGAAGCCGGCGGCACTGATCCCCTCGTTGGCGCCTCCGGGAGCGCCGCTCAACCCAGCCGCATAAGCCCATGAGCCACCAACCACGCCGCCGGGGACCGTCAGAGTGGAACCATTCTTCACTCCGACGCTACCCGCATTCAGGAGCGCCGAGACTTTCGTTAGCGTTGGATCGCCCGTAAGTGAGAAAAATACTGCGGTGAGAATATCCTGTGGATCATTCGGTTTGTACTTGGCCAGGTTCGTCAGCGATACGAGCAGATTGGTGGTCGTGCCCGACAGCGAAAGGCTGAATGTGGCCGACGCCTTGTTCGTCTCACCCGCGTCGTTGCCGGGACTGCTTGCGATATACGTAGTCGCCGATTGCGCCGAGGTCGCCAGGATTGTCAGGGCTGCCATAAGCATGACCGCCCACATCAGCATGGCCACGCACATCCACACGGATTGGCGGCATTTCCGCAAGCCGCGCATGAGCAAGGTATTGCTCCACACTGGCACCGCAATTGACGGCTCCGTCGCGGACCCGACAGACGCGGCCGAGATACCCCATACGACTGGTTGAATACCCATACCTCTCCCTGTTTTCCCAAATTACGGAACCCTAATTCCGTTTTTCTCGCATTCCCCATCCCCTGAAAACGGGAAATGCGTAACTCGGATAGGTAGCACAGGAAACGGGGCAATACAAGGGGCTATCTACCATATAAGGCTTATTTTTACTGGCTTACAAGGTTGTTACTATTGAGGGAGATACAGCGGTAAGCGCTCGGAATCAGGTGTTTCCAGGCAAAAAAACATCGCCCTGACCTGTCAGGTCAGGGCGATTAAGACTGCGGGAACGGAGCGGGGCGCGCTACTTCAACTGCGCCAAGCTCGCCTTAATGGCTTCGAAATTCGGCATCACGCCGGGATCGTCGTTACTCTCCGCGTAACGAACCACACCCTGTTTGTCGATGACGAATGCCGAGCGCTTGGAGACGCCACCCATACCGAGATTCTTCTGCGGCAGGAAACTGTCATAGGCGACGCCGTAAGCGTGAGTGACCCTGTGCTCGTAGTCGGCCAGCAACGGAACGGTGATCTTTTCCTTCTCCGCCCAGGCCGCCTGCGCGAACGGATTGTCGCCGCTGATCCCAAGCACGTCAGCGTTCAGGCTGGTGTAAGCATTCAAGCCCATGCTCACTTCGCACATCTCCTTCGTGCAACCTCCCGTGAACGCCATCGGAAAAAACAACAGCACCGTGTTCTTCTTGCCGCTGTTGCCGCTCAGCTTGATCTTCTTCGGACCCTCCGCCGACTTCGTGGTCAATTCAAAATCCGGTGCCTTGTCGCCAACTTTCAATGCCATTGCGTTCTCCTGTTATTTGTTGATCAAAAAATGGTGGACGATACAGGACTTGAACCTGTGACCTCTTCCATGTCAAGGAAGCGCTCTAGCCAACTGAGCTAATCGTCCCACGCCACC
This is a stretch of genomic DNA from Verrucomicrobiia bacterium. It encodes these proteins:
- a CDS encoding XDD4 family exosortase-dependent surface protein, with product MGIQPVVWGISAASVGSATEPSIAVPVWSNTLLMRGLRKCRQSVWMCVAMLMWAVMLMAALTILATSAQSATTYIASSPGNDAGETNKASATFSLSLSGTTTNLLVSLTNLAKYKPNDPQDILTAVFFSLTGDPTLTKVSALLNAGSVGVKNGSTLTVPGGVVGGSWAYAAGLSGAPGGANEGISAAGFGLFGSANLFPGAALPGDGSTPGGLGGGLTTATDDGSKYKGGLTGRPFIKDSAVFTLGAVPASFTLSGISGVSFQYGTTLGTEPNLPGILIPEPSAVMLAILGIVLLGLINRQRRAHSRRRSVCAVTVNHRTGVE
- a CDS encoding redoxin domain-containing protein codes for the protein MALKVGDKAPDFELTTKSAEGPKKIKLSGNSGKKNTVLLFFPMAFTGGCTKEMCEVSMGLNAYTSLNADVLGISGDNPFAQAAWAEKEKITVPLLADYEHRVTHAYGVAYDSFLPQKNLGMGGVSKRSAFVIDKQGVVRYAESNDDPGVMPNFEAIKASLAQLK